Proteins from one Acyrthosiphon pisum isolate AL4f unplaced genomic scaffold, pea_aphid_22Mar2018_4r6ur Scaffold_21070;HRSCAF=22943, whole genome shotgun sequence genomic window:
- the LOC100569497 gene encoding uncharacterized protein LOC100569497 isoform X1, producing the protein MDYNGFKYKSNGKKNGVCYYVCSSPNMVCKGSLKRTNDGTVIECKRHIHDAYVDVDDRLKYNFRQHLLERSTSETTNLRNIYDEEAIRTPDAARVYSWPTAESSMRKARAKNTPVLPATLRGLGETLDENRQKYKCGNHQFYQEWIFDDQGKCHLMFGCPELVNIVVSSGGTELHADGTFKVVPSRPKCRQLFIIHLIIQNHSIPICYVLMESKTQEAYTKVLNRFKVIFQNVQPSVIMTDYERGLRNAFAITYPEAELVSCYFHYVQSLWKNIKKMQLTAYLRHNEHGKMCLKMMMVLALLPANEIEDGFQDIKDYALVNDVNMARFFTYFSSFWLVQIGPQVFSVYGKPRRTNNNIESFHNKLKDKFQVSHPNLWTVLGHLQNLSQSQHVVINQFNRGLQITRSVKFKYIINSRRIKMCTEKLTLGIITRKEFLLQCSYTVNGYLEREANWARFIENDDNAIEENLPMQLLNNNAIPLIRDNPESDNEDRPNFAEDGPLFDNDNAIEENLPMQLLNNNAIPLIRDNPESDNEDRPNFAEDGPLFDNGKYKIIYF; encoded by the exons atggattacaatggttttaaatataagaGTAATGGCAAGAAGAATGGTGTTTG ttatTATGTATGCTCCAGTCCGAATATGGTGTGCAAAGGTTCATTAAAAAGAACAAATGATGGGACAGTTATTGAGTGTAAAAGGCACATTCACGATGCATATGTAGATGTAGACGATCGCCTCAAGTATAACTTTCGTCAACATCTTCTTGAACGTTCAACGTCTGAAACAACAAATCTAAGGAATATTTATGATGAAGAAGCGATCAG AACCCCAGATGCAGCTAGAGTTTATTCATGGCCCACGGCAGAGTCCTCAATGCGGAAAGCAAGAGCCAAAAATACACCAGTGTTACCTGCCACATTACGAGGTCTAGGGGAAACACTTGATGAGAATaggcaaaaatataaatgtgggAACCATCAATTCTACCAAGAATGGATATTTGATGATCAAGGAAAATGTCATCTAATGTTTGGATGTCCTGAACTTGTCAATATAGTAGTGTCAAGTGGTGGAACCGAACTTCATGCTGACGGGACGTTTAAAGTTGTCCCATCGAGACCCAAATGTAGACAATTGTTCATAATTCACCTTATTATACAAAATCAC tCTATTCCAATATGTTATGTATTGATGGAGTCAAAAACTCAAGAGGCATATACAAAAGTGCTAAATAGATTCAAAGTTATTTTCCAAAATGTACAACCATCTGTCATAATGACAGACTATGAAAGGGGATTGCGTAATGCATTTGCTATAACATATCCCGAAGCTGAACTTGTATCATGTTATTTTCATTATGTTCaa agtttatggaaaaatattaaaaaaatgcagTTGACAGCATATCTACGCCATAATGAACATGGTAAAATGTGTTTGAAAATGATGATGGTTCTTGCCCTATTACCAGCAAATGAAATTGAAGATGGGTTTCAGGACATAAAAGATTATGCTCTTGTAAATGATGTAAATATGGCTAGATTCTTCACATATTTCTCAAG TTTTTGGCTAGTGCAAATAGGACCACAAGTATTTTCTGTGTATGGCAAACCAAGACGAACCAATAACAACATTGAAAGTTTCCACAACAAACTTAAAGATAAATTTCAAGTGTCCCACCCGAATTTGTGGACTGTACTAG GACATTTGCAAAATCTAAGTCAGTCGCAACACGTGGTTATTAATCAATTCAATAGAGGACTCCAAATTACTAGatcagttaaatttaaatatattataaattcaagaaGAATTAAAATGTGTACTGAAAAACTGACGTTAGGAATTATAACGAGAAAGgaatttttattacaatgttCCTACACAGTTAATGGGTATCTTGAAAGAGAGGCCAATTGGGCaagatttatagaaaatgatg ataaTGCTATTGAAGAAAATTTGCCAATGCAGCTACTTAATAACaatg CCATTCCACTTATAAGGGACAATCCTG AAAGTGATAATGAAGACAGACCAAATTTTGCTGAAGATGGACCTTTATTCGATAatg ataaTGCTATTGAAGAAAATTTGCCAATGCAGCTACTTAATAACaatg CCATTCCACTTATAAGGGACAATCCTG AAAGTGATAATGAAGACAGACCAAATTTCGCTGAAGATGGACCTTTATTCGATAatggtaaatacaaaattatatatttttaa
- the LOC100569497 gene encoding uncharacterized protein LOC100569497 isoform X3 encodes MDYNGFKYKSNGKKNGVCYYVCSSPNMVCKGSLKRTNDGTVIECKRHIHDAYVDVDDRLKYNFRQHLLERSTSETTNLRNIYDEEAIRTPDAARVYSWPTAESSMRKARAKNTPVLPATLRGLGETLDENRQKYKCGNHQFYQEWIFDDQGKCHLMFGCPELVNIVVSSGGTELHADGTFKVVPSRPKCRQLFIIHLIIQNHSIPICYVLMESKTQEAYTKVLNRFKVIFQNVQPSVIMTDYERGLRNAFAITYPEAELVSCYFHYVQSLWKNIKKMQLTAYLRHNEHGKMCLKMMMVLALLPANEIEDGFQDIKDYALVNDVNMARFFTYFSSFWLVQIGPQVFSVYGKPRRTNNNIESFHNKLKDKFQVSHPNLWTVLGHLQNLSQSQHVVINQFNRGLQITRSVKFKYIINSRRIKMCTEKLTLGIITRKEFLLQCSYTVNGYLEREANWARFIENDDNAIEENLPMQLLNNNAIPLIRDNPESDNEDRPNFAEDGPLFDNDNAIEENLPMQLLNNNESDNEDRPNFAEDGPLFDNGKYKIIYF; translated from the exons atggattacaatggttttaaatataagaGTAATGGCAAGAAGAATGGTGTTTG ttatTATGTATGCTCCAGTCCGAATATGGTGTGCAAAGGTTCATTAAAAAGAACAAATGATGGGACAGTTATTGAGTGTAAAAGGCACATTCACGATGCATATGTAGATGTAGACGATCGCCTCAAGTATAACTTTCGTCAACATCTTCTTGAACGTTCAACGTCTGAAACAACAAATCTAAGGAATATTTATGATGAAGAAGCGATCAG AACCCCAGATGCAGCTAGAGTTTATTCATGGCCCACGGCAGAGTCCTCAATGCGGAAAGCAAGAGCCAAAAATACACCAGTGTTACCTGCCACATTACGAGGTCTAGGGGAAACACTTGATGAGAATaggcaaaaatataaatgtgggAACCATCAATTCTACCAAGAATGGATATTTGATGATCAAGGAAAATGTCATCTAATGTTTGGATGTCCTGAACTTGTCAATATAGTAGTGTCAAGTGGTGGAACCGAACTTCATGCTGACGGGACGTTTAAAGTTGTCCCATCGAGACCCAAATGTAGACAATTGTTCATAATTCACCTTATTATACAAAATCAC tCTATTCCAATATGTTATGTATTGATGGAGTCAAAAACTCAAGAGGCATATACAAAAGTGCTAAATAGATTCAAAGTTATTTTCCAAAATGTACAACCATCTGTCATAATGACAGACTATGAAAGGGGATTGCGTAATGCATTTGCTATAACATATCCCGAAGCTGAACTTGTATCATGTTATTTTCATTATGTTCaa agtttatggaaaaatattaaaaaaatgcagTTGACAGCATATCTACGCCATAATGAACATGGTAAAATGTGTTTGAAAATGATGATGGTTCTTGCCCTATTACCAGCAAATGAAATTGAAGATGGGTTTCAGGACATAAAAGATTATGCTCTTGTAAATGATGTAAATATGGCTAGATTCTTCACATATTTCTCAAG TTTTTGGCTAGTGCAAATAGGACCACAAGTATTTTCTGTGTATGGCAAACCAAGACGAACCAATAACAACATTGAAAGTTTCCACAACAAACTTAAAGATAAATTTCAAGTGTCCCACCCGAATTTGTGGACTGTACTAG GACATTTGCAAAATCTAAGTCAGTCGCAACACGTGGTTATTAATCAATTCAATAGAGGACTCCAAATTACTAGatcagttaaatttaaatatattataaattcaagaaGAATTAAAATGTGTACTGAAAAACTGACGTTAGGAATTATAACGAGAAAGgaatttttattacaatgttCCTACACAGTTAATGGGTATCTTGAAAGAGAGGCCAATTGGGCaagatttatagaaaatgatg ataaTGCTATTGAAGAAAATTTGCCAATGCAGCTACTTAATAACaatg CCATTCCACTTATAAGGGACAATCCTG AAAGTGATAATGAAGACAGACCAAATTTTGCTGAAGATGGACCTTTATTCGATAatg ataaTGCTATTGAAGAAAATTTGCCAATGCAGCTACTTAATAACaatg AAAGTGATAATGAAGACAGACCAAATTTCGCTGAAGATGGACCTTTATTCGATAatggtaaatacaaaattatatatttttaa
- the LOC100569497 gene encoding uncharacterized protein LOC100569497 isoform X2, with product MDYNGFKYKSNGKKNGVCYYVCSSPNMVCKGSLKRTNDGTVIECKRHIHDAYVDVDDRLKYNFRQHLLERSTSETTNLRNIYDEEAIRTPDAARVYSWPTAESSMRKARAKNTPVLPATLRGLGETLDENRQKYKCGNHQFYQEWIFDDQGKCHLMFGCPELVNIVVSSGGTELHADGTFKVVPSRPKCRQLFIIHLIIQNHSIPICYVLMESKTQEAYTKVLNRFKVIFQNVQPSVIMTDYERGLRNAFAITYPEAELVSCYFHYVQSLWKNIKKMQLTAYLRHNEHGKMCLKMMMVLALLPANEIEDGFQDIKDYALVNDVNMARFFTYFSSFWLVQIGPQVFSVYGKPRRTNNNIESFHNKLKDKFQVSHPNLWTVLGHLQNLSQSQHVVINQFNRGLQITRSVKFKYIINSRRIKMCTEKLTLGIITRKEFLLQCSYTVNGYLEREANWARFIENDDNAIEENLPMQLLNNNESDNEDRPNFAEDGPLFDNDNAIEENLPMQLLNNNAIPLIRDNPESDNEDRPNFAEDGPLFDNGKYKIIYF from the exons atggattacaatggttttaaatataagaGTAATGGCAAGAAGAATGGTGTTTG ttatTATGTATGCTCCAGTCCGAATATGGTGTGCAAAGGTTCATTAAAAAGAACAAATGATGGGACAGTTATTGAGTGTAAAAGGCACATTCACGATGCATATGTAGATGTAGACGATCGCCTCAAGTATAACTTTCGTCAACATCTTCTTGAACGTTCAACGTCTGAAACAACAAATCTAAGGAATATTTATGATGAAGAAGCGATCAG AACCCCAGATGCAGCTAGAGTTTATTCATGGCCCACGGCAGAGTCCTCAATGCGGAAAGCAAGAGCCAAAAATACACCAGTGTTACCTGCCACATTACGAGGTCTAGGGGAAACACTTGATGAGAATaggcaaaaatataaatgtgggAACCATCAATTCTACCAAGAATGGATATTTGATGATCAAGGAAAATGTCATCTAATGTTTGGATGTCCTGAACTTGTCAATATAGTAGTGTCAAGTGGTGGAACCGAACTTCATGCTGACGGGACGTTTAAAGTTGTCCCATCGAGACCCAAATGTAGACAATTGTTCATAATTCACCTTATTATACAAAATCAC tCTATTCCAATATGTTATGTATTGATGGAGTCAAAAACTCAAGAGGCATATACAAAAGTGCTAAATAGATTCAAAGTTATTTTCCAAAATGTACAACCATCTGTCATAATGACAGACTATGAAAGGGGATTGCGTAATGCATTTGCTATAACATATCCCGAAGCTGAACTTGTATCATGTTATTTTCATTATGTTCaa agtttatggaaaaatattaaaaaaatgcagTTGACAGCATATCTACGCCATAATGAACATGGTAAAATGTGTTTGAAAATGATGATGGTTCTTGCCCTATTACCAGCAAATGAAATTGAAGATGGGTTTCAGGACATAAAAGATTATGCTCTTGTAAATGATGTAAATATGGCTAGATTCTTCACATATTTCTCAAG TTTTTGGCTAGTGCAAATAGGACCACAAGTATTTTCTGTGTATGGCAAACCAAGACGAACCAATAACAACATTGAAAGTTTCCACAACAAACTTAAAGATAAATTTCAAGTGTCCCACCCGAATTTGTGGACTGTACTAG GACATTTGCAAAATCTAAGTCAGTCGCAACACGTGGTTATTAATCAATTCAATAGAGGACTCCAAATTACTAGatcagttaaatttaaatatattataaattcaagaaGAATTAAAATGTGTACTGAAAAACTGACGTTAGGAATTATAACGAGAAAGgaatttttattacaatgttCCTACACAGTTAATGGGTATCTTGAAAGAGAGGCCAATTGGGCaagatttatagaaaatgatg ataaTGCTATTGAAGAAAATTTGCCAATGCAGCTACTTAATAACaatg AAAGTGATAATGAAGACAGACCAAATTTTGCTGAAGATGGACCTTTATTCGATAatg ataaTGCTATTGAAGAAAATTTGCCAATGCAGCTACTTAATAACaatg CCATTCCACTTATAAGGGACAATCCTG AAAGTGATAATGAAGACAGACCAAATTTCGCTGAAGATGGACCTTTATTCGATAatggtaaatacaaaattatatatttttaa